The Clostridia bacterium genome contains the following window.
CAGGGAACAGACGATACGCCGGATTTCACTTCCGATCGTTCCACCGTTACGTCGCAGGGCGTCGAGTATCTCGGCAGGGATTCGAACTTCTTTATGTCCAGTTTCCCGATGGATATTTCTGCGGACGGAACGCAGGGGATAATGGCGGATCAGTCCGGCATACTCTGCGTCTTCGATCCGCGCACGGGCGAGGTGCTTCAGACGGTGCCCACCACGATAAACTACAGGGCGTTTATCAGCGCCGCGTATTCTCCGGACGGCAAAAAGTTCGCGGCCGGCACCATGAACGGCTGCGCTGTAATATACGATACCTCCGATTTCTCAAAAGCGCCCGTCAGAATCAACAACGGCGCAACGATGCATTACTGCCTCGCCTTCACAAAAGACGGCGAACATCTGATCGCCGGCGGTTTTAACGGAGGCGCGCAGGCGCAGAGAAACCCAAATAACGGTTCGGTCACTGACGCGCACTATATCAGAGTTTTCAACGCCTCTACCGGCGCGCTTGAAAACGAGATATTTGTTGAAAGCGACCCGCTCTCCGCAGATCTTTCGCCGGACGGGAGTAAACTTGCGGTTACCACCACGAGCGCCGGCGTGTTTATTTTCAACACGGGCGACTGGAGCGAATACGCTCACTTCACGACCGAACACGTGAACACCGTGCAGTTCTGCCGCTTTTCTCCGGACGGTTCGCTTCTTGCGACCTCCGACGAAGCGGGCGAAGTCGTTATCTGGAGCGCTGCCGGTAAAAACGCCGTGCGCAGACTCGATACCGTCAACGAAAGCTCGGTCAGGAAATTCGCGTGGTCTCCTGACGGAGAATACATAGTTACCACCTGCACCGACAGCGCCGCCCGCGTTTACAGCGTCGAGAGCGGACGCTGCGTATCGCTCCTCGGCGGCTTCTCCGGACAGATCCACGAGGTCGCGTATTCGCCGGACGGCAGATTTATCGCCGCGGCTTCGCTTGACAGGACGATGAAGCTTTTCTATGCGGACGGAACTTACGTAAGTACGCTTATTCCCGGCGAACAATCCAATTACGGCCATATTGCGTCGAAAATATGCTTCACTCCCGACAGTAAATACGTTTATACGTCGAGTTATTCTTTCCCGTCCTGCGTCAATAGATGGGAGCTGCCTCAGACGGCCGACAAATCCGTCCTCAAGGCCGCGATCGACGCCTGCTCCGGGCAGTCGCCCGAGCTTGAGAACGCGAAGGCGGTTTACGGCATGAAGTACGCTTCCGCTAAGTCGGTCGCTTCAGCGGCCGCAGCGCTTACCGGTACCGCGCTTCCGGCTTCTTTCAGAACCGTATCCGTTTCGGCGGACGGCGAATCCTTCGCGGAATCCGCTTCGGTATTCCGCAACGGCTGGCTTTATATAAGCGCAGAAGTATCGCGTGCGTGCGAGCCTTCCGTCGTTATCAAAAAGAGCGGCGAACTTCCGGTCGAAATGCCCGTCGGTCAATTCAAGATTTCGTACGTCGACACGGGCGACGGTTACGTCAGACTGCTTCTGAGGATGCGTGCCGCCGAAGGCGAATACACGGTTTATTTCGTCGATTCCGACGGCGAAAGCTCCGCAAGCGCTTCCGTAATCGTGAGCGATGTTGCGACCACCCGCGATTTCTTCTACACGGTATCCGGCGGCGAGGTCACGATAACCGGCGCCAAGTGCGGAACCGAATCGGTTTATATTCCCGACTATATCGACGGTTATCCCGTAACTGCGATAGGCGACTACGCGTTCCAGAACTACGGCCAGACCGTATTGCATATGAAGCTCCGTCTCCCGTCGACATTGAAAACCATCGGTGCATACGCGTTCTACGAATGCACCTCGCTTGAGGAGCTCGATCTCCCGAACGGACTTGAATCGATAGGAACATACGCCTTCGGCAGATGCCTGTCGCTTGCGCACATCGACGTTCCGTCGAGCGTCAGAACGCTCGGATACAACGCGTTCTATTACGCGCGCGGCACGTCGTATATAAAGGTCGGGAGCGGTCTTAAAAACGTTCCGGGCAATACTTTCTATATGACGGTCAGCAACCGTTGCTTCATCTTTGATGAGGGCGTGCAGACCGTTCAGGGGTATATCTCGTCCAACGCAAGGCTGATAAAAAGAGTGTACGTTCCTCGCAGTATGACGAATATGAACAGGAATTTCATATCGAATATGCTCGGCACCGTAAAGCTTTACGGATATCCCGGGACCTACGCGGAGACCTTCGCCGCTTCGGACGCGCGCTTCGAGTTCGTGCCGCTTGCGGCTCCGGCGATCACCGGCGTTGAGGAAGGGAAGACCTACGACCTTTACGACGGACCGGTCGCCGCCTCCTGGAACGACGGTCATATAGCGTATCTGAATGGAAAGACCTACTACGCCGACAGACCGATTACCGAGCCCGGCGAATATACGCTTAAGGTCGTCAACGGATACGATGAGTTCACGACCGAAATCAGCTTTACCGTTGTCGATACCACTCCGCTCAGGGGCGACGCCGACGGAGACGGAGTTATTACCGTTTCCGACGCGCTGCTTACGCTCCGCGCCGCTGCGCGGCTTTACGCTCCCGCGGAGAAAGTGACCGCAGCCATAGATCTTGACGGCGACGGAGAAATCACCGTTGCCGACGCTCTGGCGGTTTTGAGGATCGCCGTAGGCCTTGATTGAGTTTAAGTATAACTAACTGACGAACGCCATGCGTTCGGAACGGAGGACAATATGATCAAGAGAGTTATTACCGCCGTCGTGATGCTCGCATTTGCGATATCGCTGCTTCCGTCCGCGCTGATTTCCGCGGACGCGCCTTCGGATCAGCTGCGTCAGCAGCTTTCCGCCGTGATGGAGTCCGCGCGCCCGCTGCTTTTCAAAGACAACAGCGAGCAGACGGAGAAATATCTTTATGACAGATATCTCCGCGCCGAAGCGGCGTTGTATAATCGGTTTGCCGCGGAGGATGAACTTTCCGCGCTCATCTCCGAGCTTTCCTCCGGGATCGAACTGATCGCGCCTATGAAGGGCAGAGAAGACGTCAGACAGCTTTCGTTTGACACGCTTACAGACGCCGATATCGCGCAGATGTCTTCCTCCGTCGGCGCTCTTCGTCTCGACGCGGAGCATAAACCGGAAGGCGCGGCGCAGTCGGTCGAAATATCCGGCGACGGCGTTCTCGTTTACGACAACTCTATTCCCGGCGGAATTGCCGGCGTTTCTCCCTTCGGTATGGACGCCTCCGATACTGACGGCTTACGCCTCTGGCTGAGCGTTGACGCGCCTTCGACCGTCGCGCTTACCGTCGGAAAAGTTTCCGCGTCCGGCGGTTATTCGCTGACCGTATCGGATATTCCCGTTGAGGGTGAAGGGTATATCACCGTTCCGTATTACTTCTTCGTTCCGTTTGGCGACGGTGCGGAGATCGAAACCAACGGTCTTATGAACAGTATTCGCGTCGAGTGCGAAGGCGCCTCCGTGCTTCGCATCGCGGGGCTCTGCGCCTACCGCGAAATCGTCGACGTTTCAAATCGCAAGGCCTATTCCGAGCAAAAGATAAACACCAGAGCCGCGATAGTCAATAACGCTTATTATAAGATTTATACCGCTGACTCTTACGGTACCGATTCTCCGAAAGCGATCACGCTCGGCCCGGTTCCGGATGAGACCGCTTTTCTTTGGGAAGGCGCTATAAATACGAAGGATGAAAGAATGTCTTACAGTATCGAGCCGGCGGAAGAAGGTCTGCTTACTCAGCTCTGGCAGCTTTCGCCCGATCCTTCCGGAAACGGTACGCTCAGAATAATAAACAAGGCCAGCGCCTGCGCGATGAGGATACCTTCATCCGCTTCTCTGGTGTTCGATAAGGTCGATTATAACGATATTTATGAAGAGTTTTCGCTTTCCGCCGCAAGAGGAGAGTTCACAATTCAGGTGAAAAACGTCGGCAAGCTGACCTACACCGGCACCACATTAAAGGTCACCGGTTCGTCGACTGTTAAGAAGTTCGTTATCTGCAAGGTCAACGACGGCGAATACGTCAGCACGTGGAGCGACGAGTTCGACGGCGAAGCGCTTGACAGTTCAATCTGGCAGGCGGACAGCGGTTTCTTCTTCGGCGGCGGCAACAGCGCGCTCTACGTCGATTCCGACGACACCGCCTTTCTCGAGGACGGCAACCTTATACTCCGCACATTCGCCGGCGACTATAACGGCTACCAGTCCAAAGCGCCGCACCTGAAGACGAACGGAAAATACGCGATGACTTACGGCAAATTCGAGATCCGAGCGAAAATGCCGAAGGGCATGGGAATGTGGCCGGCGATCTGGCTCATGCCCGTCGATTCCATGAATATGGCGCGCTCCGAGATCGACCTTATGGAAATGCCCGTTCAGCACGACGATTACGTTAAATACGGCGACGATCTTTACGGTCAGCAGATAGCCACGTTCCACTGGAGCGACGCGAGCGGTAAGAAGAACTGGGCGAAACCGCTCTACATATATTCCGAAAACAAAGTATCTCTCGATGAGGATTACCATGATTACGCTGTCGAAATCGACACAGATCAGGTGAGAATGTACTTCGACGGCGCGCTGATCGTAACGCTTAATCTTGTCAACGACGGCATCAAATTCGCTTACGGCGATGTGCCGAGGTATATCATCCTTTCATCCGGCGGTATCCAGGGCGACGGCTACTGCGTCGTGTATCCGCAGTACGAATATCACGACAGGGAAATGGTAGTCGATTACGTTCGAGTTTCGGTCCGCGAGGAGCAGTTTACTGACGATACGCCCGACTTTACGGCCGACTCCTCCGTGCAGAGAGCGAGCGCCGTCGAATACATGGGGAGAAACTACAACAGCTTTATGTATAACTTCCCGATGGCGATCTCGCCGGACGGAACGCAGGCGGTAATGGCAGATCAGGCCGGCTTCCTCTGCGTATTCGATCCCCGCACTAACGAGCTGCTCGATACCGTTTCCACGGAGAAGTATAACGCCTTCCTCTCGGTCGCGTATTCGCCCGACGGAAGCAAGGTCGCCGCGGCGACCATGACCGGTTCGGTTATAATATACGATACTTCCGATTTCTCCAAGGCGCCTGTGAAAATACACAACGGCGCGACTATGCAGTATTCACTGTGCTTCACCGCCGACGGTCAGCATATCGTAACCGGCGGTTTCAACGGCGGCGCGCAGTCGCTTAAGAACCCGGTAAACAGTTCCGTTACCGAGCCGCACTATCTCCGCGTATTCAGCGCGGCGAGCGGCGCGAAGGAGCATGAGCTCTTCGTCGAAAGCGATCCGCTTTCGATCGACCTTTCGCCCGACGGGACGAAGCTCGCGGTGACGACCACCAGCGCCGGAGTGTTCGTTTTCAACACCGAAGACTGGAGCGAATACGCTCACTTCACGACCGAGCACATAAATACGATCAACCGCTGCCGCTTCTCTCCGGACGGTACTTTGCTCGCGACCGCTGACGAAGCAGGCGAGGTCGTTTTTTGGAACGTTGCCGATAAGGCTGCGGCAAGCCGCCTCGACACCGTCAACGAAAGCTCGGTCAGAACCCTTTCGTTCTCGCCGGACGGCAGATATATCGTCACAAACAGCAACGATACCGCCGCCCGCGTTTACAGCGTTGAAAGCGGCAGATGCGTTTCGCTTCTCGGCGGATTCGACGGCATAATCAACGAGGCGGCGTATTCGCCGGACGGCAAATACGTTGTCGTTTCCTCGTTCGACCATACGCTCAAGCTCTTCGCCGCCGACGGAACGTATATCAGCACTCTGCTTCAGAAAGACGATCTCCAGTCAGAAGGTCACGTTTCATCCGCGATATGCTTTACCCCGGACAGCAAATACGTGCTTTGCACCGAGATTTCGCTCCCGTCATGCGTTAACCGCTGGGAGCTGCCCAAAAACGTTGACAAGTCCGCGCTGAAAGCGGCGATAGATGAATACGAGGAGCAGGATGAAAAGCTCGAGAACGCGCAAAAGGTGTGTTCGCTTAAGTACGCCACAAGCACGATGGTTTCAGAGGCGCTTGCCGAATTGACAGGCGAATCCGCGGAGCCTTCCTTCCGTTCGGTTTCCGTTTCCGTTGACGCCGCTGACTACGCCGCTTCGGCGAACGTTTTCCGCGACGGCTGGATATATGTCAAAGCTGACGTTTCGATCCTTGCGGATAACGTTTTTGTTGAGATACTCAACACCGCCGAAGAAAGCAGCGTGCGTATACCCGCCGGTCAGCTTAAAATGGGCGGCGAGCTTATAGACGCGCCTTATGAAAGCGTGCTCATGCGCACGTATATAGAGAAGGCGGGTAACTACCGCATCCGCCTCGTCAACTCCGATACCGGCGAGATTTCCTCCGCCGTTACCGTTTCGGTTGACGAGAACGCCACGACGCGCGACTTCCTCTACACCGTAAACGCCGACGAAACGGTCACGATCAACTCCTGCAAGACGGGAGCCGAGTATCTGTATATACCTGATTACATAGACGGATATCCCGTTACGAATATCGCCGACTACGCCTTCGCGAACTACGGCAGGACCGTGCGCCATATGAAGCTGCGTCTGCCGACAACGCTGAAGCGCATAGGCAACTATTCTTTCAGCGAGTGCGCTTCGCTTGAGGAACTCGAGCTGCCGGAAGGCCTTGAATACATCGGGCAGTATGCGTTCCAGCGCTGCCTCAGCCTCGCGTGCATCGAAATACCCGACAGCGTAACAACCCTCTCTGCAAACGCTTTCAATTACGTCCGCGGAGCGAGATACGTCAAGATCGGCGGCGGATTGACTACTGTGCCGGGAAACACCTTCCCGTCGTCGATAGGCAACAGATGCTACATTTTCGCCGAGGGCGTTAAAACAATCAACGCGAACGTTTCGAATCTGGCGTTTCTGCTTGAGCGCGTTTATATCCCGAGAAGCGCGACGACCGTCAACGCGAGCTGCCTGCGCGGACCTTATTACACCGTCAAGGTTTACGGTTATCCCGGCACCGCTGCCGAAACATACGCGGCGACGAGCGACAAACTCGTATTCGTGCCGCTTGCCGCTCCGGTGATAAGCGGAGTTGAAGATGGTGAAACCTACGACATTTATGACGGAGCCGTCAGCGCAACGTGGGACGACGGCCACGTCGCATACCTGAACGGCGAGTATTACGACGCCGGAAAGCCCATCACTCAGCCCGGCGAATACACGCTCAAAGTCATCAATGGCTACGATGAGTTCACCACCGAGGTGAGCTTTACCGTGGTTGATACCACGCCGGTTCCGGGGGACGCGGACGGAGACGGAGAGATCACCGTATCCGACGCGCTGCTGACTCTACGCGCGGCCGCGGGACTTTACGCTCCGAGTGAAAAGGTGACGGCCGCTATCGATCTCGACAGCGACGGAGAGATCACGGTAGCCGACGCTCTTGCGGTTCTCAGAAAAGCGATAGGACTCTGATTTAGAAGAATTATTTAATAATAGTCTGGAGGAATACCAAGTGAGCGACGTTAACGAGTACAACAATGAAGTCGAAGTGATCCAGCAAACGACAACGAGGGAAGAGACGGACAAGAAGTGTCCGTCCTGCGGCGGCGTTATGGATTTCGATCCGGTTTCCGGCGGACTGCTTTGTCCGTACTGCGGGCACCAGCAGGCGATACCGCCTCATGAATCGAACGAGGAACGCTGCATGGAGCAGGATTTCTACTCGGCGGCCGAAAGGGGAAACTGCGACTGGGGAGTTGAGAAAAAGACCGTCATCTGCAAATCCTGCGGCGGCGAGTCGATTTACGACGCGCTGCAGATAGCCGACGTATGCCCCTACTGCGGTTCGAATCAGGTTATGGAGGAGGCGGCCGTTAATACGCTCGCTCCAGGCGGCGTTTGCCCGTTCAGGATCGATGCCAAGACCGCGGGCGAAAGATTCACCGCGTGGATCAAGAAAAAGCTTTTCTGCCCGTCGAAAGCGAAGCAGAGCGCGCGCCCCGACGCCTTCAAAGGCGTATATCTGCCTTACTGGACGTTCGATTCCCAGACAGAAACGGACTATACCGCCCGCTACGGTATAGACCACACCTATACAGACAGCAACGGAAACACCCACACAACCACGACGTGGTACAACACCTCCGGGCATTATTCCTGCTTCATAGACGATCAGGCCGTCTGCGGCACCACGCGTTATAACGAGGCGACGCTGCGTTCGATCGAGCCGTATGATACCGCGAATAATAAGAAGTACAAGCCCGAATACATAGCGGGATTCATTTCCGAACGCTACTCTATCGGACTCAACGACGCGTGGGAGAAGGGAAAAGGCTACATATCGTCCCGCCTCGAATCGGATATTACGGATCAGGTCCGCAGAGCGCACCACGCCGACCACGTCAACAGCGTCAGAATGGCGACGAAGTATTTCGATATTAAATATAAATATCTGCTGCTTCCGGTATGGCTGTCGTCGTTTAAGTATAAGGAAAAGATATTCCAGTTCATGGTCAACGGCGAAACCGGAAAGGTCGGAGGAAAGTCCCCGGTATCCGCGCTGCGCGTCGCTATCGCGGTCCTTATCGGCCTTGCGCTTGCCGCCGGACTGTTGTATCTTTATACAAAGAAGTAATGAAGCGGTTTGTCAACCATATTAAGTTGACTATGCGCTATACTAATCAGTTTAGGAGGAATCACAATGAAGTCAAGAATGAAGAGTGTCATTGCTGCGCTTCTCGCGTTTGCGATGATCGCGACGTCTTACGTCGCGCTGCCGGCGTCGGCGAAGACCGCGGGCGATAATCTTATCGTCAACGGCGGTTTTGAAGACGGCACGGACGGATGGCTCATCTATTCCGGCACGACGCTGTCTACCGAAGCGCATACCGGCAGCAATGCGTTGAGTCTTTTCGGCTCAAACAAATACGAAAAGGTAGCCAGACAGACCGGTATCGCTCTTGAGGCGAATAAGGATTACACCTTTACCTTCTGGGCGAAGGTCGCGTCGAATTCTGCCCAGGGCGCTTCCAAGGGTTTCCATATATATATTATGGATAAAAGCGGCGCTACCAAGATAGGAACCGTTTATTTCGGCCTTACCTCCGATTGGAGAGAATACACGGTCGATTTCAACAGCGGCGATTTTACCGAGTGCTATATCAATATATCCACTCCCAGCGCACCGGACGGCGGTATCGCCGTTATTGATGA
Protein-coding sequences here:
- a CDS encoding carbohydrate binding domain-containing protein encodes the protein MKSRMKSVIAALLAFAMIATSYVALPASAKTAGDNLIVNGGFEDGTDGWLIYSGTTLSTEAHTGSNALSLFGSNKYEKVARQTGIALEANKDYTFTFWAKVASNSAQGASKGFHIYIMDKSGATKIGTVYFGLTSDWREYTVDFNSGDFTECYINISTPSAPDGGIAVIDDLVMQKVEDPDTAMIKNGGFENATIDPWLVYSETALTAEAHEGAKALCLKAPAGSANYTKVARQNGI
- a CDS encoding leucine-rich repeat protein, which gives rise to MIKRVITAVVMLAFAISLLPSALISADAPSDQLRQQLSAVMESARPLLFKDNSEQTEKYLYDRYLRAEAALYNRFAAEDELSALISELSSGIELIAPMKGREDVRQLSFDTLTDADIAQMSSSVGALRLDAEHKPEGAAQSVEISGDGVLVYDNSIPGGIAGVSPFGMDASDTDGLRLWLSVDAPSTVALTVGKVSASGGYSLTVSDIPVEGEGYITVPYYFFVPFGDGAEIETNGLMNSIRVECEGASVLRIAGLCAYREIVDVSNRKAYSEQKINTRAAIVNNAYYKIYTADSYGTDSPKAITLGPVPDETAFLWEGAINTKDERMSYSIEPAEEGLLTQLWQLSPDPSGNGTLRIINKASACAMRIPSSASLVFDKVDYNDIYEEFSLSAARGEFTIQVKNVGKLTYTGTTLKVTGSSTVKKFVICKVNDGEYVSTWSDEFDGEALDSSIWQADSGFFFGGGNSALYVDSDDTAFLEDGNLILRTFAGDYNGYQSKAPHLKTNGKYAMTYGKFEIRAKMPKGMGMWPAIWLMPVDSMNMARSEIDLMEMPVQHDDYVKYGDDLYGQQIATFHWSDASGKKNWAKPLYIYSENKVSLDEDYHDYAVEIDTDQVRMYFDGALIVTLNLVNDGIKFAYGDVPRYIILSSGGIQGDGYCVVYPQYEYHDREMVVDYVRVSVREEQFTDDTPDFTADSSVQRASAVEYMGRNYNSFMYNFPMAISPDGTQAVMADQAGFLCVFDPRTNELLDTVSTEKYNAFLSVAYSPDGSKVAAATMTGSVIIYDTSDFSKAPVKIHNGATMQYSLCFTADGQHIVTGGFNGGAQSLKNPVNSSVTEPHYLRVFSAASGAKEHELFVESDPLSIDLSPDGTKLAVTTTSAGVFVFNTEDWSEYAHFTTEHINTINRCRFSPDGTLLATADEAGEVVFWNVADKAAASRLDTVNESSVRTLSFSPDGRYIVTNSNDTAARVYSVESGRCVSLLGGFDGIINEAAYSPDGKYVVVSSFDHTLKLFAADGTYISTLLQKDDLQSEGHVSSAICFTPDSKYVLCTEISLPSCVNRWELPKNVDKSALKAAIDEYEEQDEKLENAQKVCSLKYATSTMVSEALAELTGESAEPSFRSVSVSVDAADYAASANVFRDGWIYVKADVSILADNVFVEILNTAEESSVRIPAGQLKMGGELIDAPYESVLMRTYIEKAGNYRIRLVNSDTGEISSAVTVSVDENATTRDFLYTVNADETVTINSCKTGAEYLYIPDYIDGYPVTNIADYAFANYGRTVRHMKLRLPTTLKRIGNYSFSECASLEELELPEGLEYIGQYAFQRCLSLACIEIPDSVTTLSANAFNYVRGARYVKIGGGLTTVPGNTFPSSIGNRCYIFAEGVKTINANVSNLAFLLERVYIPRSATTVNASCLRGPYYTVKVYGYPGTAAETYAATSDKLVFVPLAAPVISGVEDGETYDIYDGAVSATWDDGHVAYLNGEYYDAGKPITQPGEYTLKVINGYDEFTTEVSFTVVDTTPVPGDADGDGEITVSDALLTLRAAAGLYAPSEKVTAAIDLDSDGEITVADALAVLRKAIGL
- a CDS encoding leucine-rich repeat protein; amino-acid sequence: MKRTITALIIIAMLASLLPSAWIHAEGDADALRAQLSQAVDSARPLLYKDNSEQTEKYLYDRILRAEAALFEGNADAETLYGLLEEVGNGIDFLAPMKGSERVRLMSFDYVTSDDIALMANNVGVVSVDSENKPEAARQSLKIVSDGGIVYDNSFENGVAGASPFGMDMFDTDGLRLWICSDAPATVSLTVGKRAEAGCCSLTASGIPVEGEGYITIPYYMFVPDTDGARIETDGLMNYIRVVCEGADTLYIADLHAYRETVDVSGRTPYSEERIITRGGIVDNANYKIYSVDSYGTDNPKAVTITTQMNNYVFTLEPAAEGDPAQLWQFTPDPSGNSTYRIINKATAYAMTMGNAATVLTYDTIDYNDTTQEFALTATKGEFTLQVRGVAKLTHAGTTVKGTASNSFKKFVICKVNDGGYVQTWSDEFDGDKLDDNIWRADTGFFFGGKNSALYIDSDETAFVEDGDLVLRTLNRDHNGYESVAPHILSSGKYAISYGRVEIRAKMPKGFGMWPALWMMPVDSMNMARSEIDLMEMPVTADEYDSQGDKLYARQIGTLHWTNPAGTEYLDKRVDIYAENFEDLANDYHTYTVELDTDQVRMYFDGALCMSLNLDDDGKRFAYGDVARYIILSSGGIEGISGAVLDPERYYGDKELRVDYVRAYIRSEQGTDDTPDFTSDRSTVTSQGVEYLGRDSNFFMSSFPMDISADGTQGIMADQSGILCVFDPRTGEVLQTVPTTINYRAFISAAYSPDGKKFAAGTMNGCAVIYDTSDFSKAPVRINNGATMHYCLAFTKDGEHLIAGGFNGGAQAQRNPNNGSVTDAHYIRVFNASTGALENEIFVESDPLSADLSPDGSKLAVTTTSAGVFIFNTGDWSEYAHFTTEHVNTVQFCRFSPDGSLLATSDEAGEVVIWSAAGKNAVRRLDTVNESSVRKFAWSPDGEYIVTTCTDSAARVYSVESGRCVSLLGGFSGQIHEVAYSPDGRFIAAASLDRTMKLFYADGTYVSTLIPGEQSNYGHIASKICFTPDSKYVYTSSYSFPSCVNRWELPQTADKSVLKAAIDACSGQSPELENAKAVYGMKYASAKSVASAAAALTGTALPASFRTVSVSADGESFAESASVFRNGWLYISAEVSRACEPSVVIKKSGELPVEMPVGQFKISYVDTGDGYVRLLLRMRAAEGEYTVYFVDSDGESSASASVIVSDVATTRDFFYTVSGGEVTITGAKCGTESVYIPDYIDGYPVTAIGDYAFQNYGQTVLHMKLRLPSTLKTIGAYAFYECTSLEELDLPNGLESIGTYAFGRCLSLAHIDVPSSVRTLGYNAFYYARGTSYIKVGSGLKNVPGNTFYMTVSNRCFIFDEGVQTVQGYISSNARLIKRVYVPRSMTNMNRNFISNMLGTVKLYGYPGTYAETFAASDARFEFVPLAAPAITGVEEGKTYDLYDGPVAASWNDGHIAYLNGKTYYADRPITEPGEYTLKVVNGYDEFTTEISFTVVDTTPLRGDADGDGVITVSDALLTLRAAARLYAPAEKVTAAIDLDGDGEITVADALAVLRIAVGLD